The following are from one region of the Corylus avellana chromosome ca1, CavTom2PMs-1.0 genome:
- the LOC132167219 gene encoding CASP-like protein 1E2, which yields MESENKGSKIMGGNGMDGVENRGGQVGKQQGRGRSGSCVLLVVRVLGLVFTLVAAILLGVDKQTKVVPIQLLPTLPRLDVPVTARWHHSSAFVYFEVANIMACSYASLSLVLIVTSGGASHILKSMIIILDAVMVALLFSGIGAAAAVGLIGYQGNSHLQWGKVCNVFGKFCNQGVAAAAFSLLGSLAFLLIVVFSALRAQGKS from the exons atggaGAGTGAGAACAAGGGCAGCAAAATTATGGGTGGGAATGGGATGGACGGGGTGGAGAATAGAGGGGGGCAGGTGGGAAAGCAGCAGGGAAGAGGAAGGAGTGGTAGTTGTGTGCTGCTAGTTGTGAGGGTTTTGGGGTTGGTGTTCACTTTGGTGGCTGCCATACTTCTTGGAGTGGACAAACAGACTAAGGTTGTCCCCATTCAGCTTCTCCCAACCCTCCCACGTCTCGATGTTCCCGTTACTGCTAGGTGGCATCACTCGTCTGCGTTCGT GTATTTTGAGGTGGCAAATATTATGGCATGTTCATATGCATCCCTCTCTCTAGTCCTTATAGTCACAAGCGGGGGTGCAAGTCACATCTTAAAGTCGATGATCATCATCCTCGATGCGGTAATGGTGGCTTTGCTCTTCTCCGGCATTGGAGCCGCCGCCGCGGTCGGCTTAATTGGGTACCAAGGGAATTCTCACTTGCAGTGGGGAAAAGTGTGTAACGTGTTTGGAAAATTTTGTAATCAAGGGGTAGCAGCTGCGGCGTTTTCTCTGCTGGGATCACTTGCATTTCTCTTGATAGTTGTCTTTTCTGCTTTGAGAGCCCAAGGAAAATCTTAG
- the LOC132166916 gene encoding CASP-like protein 1D1 has translation MASSDKPDTDYGKEVRPPPPATKNYFAVDVALRVLLFASALTAVLVIVTSNQTKLIPGLAGSRKAKFSHSPAFIYFVVALSVAGLYSILTILASIAVLYKPISSTKFLLHFAVWDVLILGLVASATGSAGSIAYVGLKGNDHVQWGKVCSTYDKFCRHLAGSLAVSLFASVVLVLLIWLSIFTLHRRIPK, from the exons ATGGCTTCCAGTGATAAGCCCGACACAGATTACGGAAAGGAAGTCCGGCCACCCCCGCCGGCCACCAAGAACTATTTTGCTGTGGATGTGGCCCTCAGGGTCCTATTGTTTGCATCGGCTCTGACAGCTGTCCTCGTGATAGTCACTAGCAACCAAACGAAGCTAATTCCCGGGTTAGCAGGAAGTCGCAAGGCCAAGTTTAGTCATTCGCCAGCTTTCAT ATATTTTGTGGTGGCGCTTTCCGTAGCTGGCCTCTATAGTATCCTCACAATATTGGCATCAATCGCGGTCCTGTACAAACCAATCTCCTCAACAAAGTTCTTGCTCCATTTTGCAGTTTGGGATGTG TTGATATTAGGGCTGGTAGCTTCAGCAACGGGCTCTGCAGGTAGTATTGCATATGTGGGGTTAAAAGGCAACGACCACGTGCAATGGGGTAAGGTGTGCAGCACCTACGACAAATTTTGCAGACATCTGGCAGGCTCCCTTGCGGTCTCCTTGTTCGCTTCCGTTGTGCTTGTCCTGCTCATCTGGctctccattttcactctccaCCGTCGGATCCCCAAGTAG